The genomic window CGCTCAACGCCGGTCTCTACTCGACGGGTCGAATCCTGCGATCGATGGCCATGAACGGCAGCGCCCCGGAGTTCACGAAGAAGATGACCAAGGGCGGAGTCCCGTTCGGCGGGATTCTGCTGACGTGCTTCATCACGCTGTTCGGCGTCGCGCTGAACGCGATCGCGCCGGGCGAAGCGTTCGAGATCGTGCTGAACATGTCGGCTCTCGGCATCATCGCGAGCTGGGCGACCATCGTGCTCTGCCAGATCCAGCTGTACCGCTGGTCCCAGAAGGGCATCCTCGAGCGTCCGAAGTTCCGGTTGTTCGGCGCGCCCTACACGAGCTACGCGACGCTGGTGTTCCTGTTCGGCGTGCTCGTACTCATGGCGTTCGACGCCCCGATCGGCACCTGGACGATCGCCACCCTCGTCATCATCATCCCCGCTCTGATCGGTGGCTGGTACCTCGTACGCACCAAGGTGCTGGCGGTCGCCGAGGAACGTCTCGGTTACACCGGGCAGTACCCCGTCGTCGCCAACAGACCGCTCGACGAGGACGAGTTCAACACCTAATGATGCCGACGTAGCACGCTGCGCAGCCCCGCCCCGAAGGGAGACCTCCGAGGCGGGGGCTCGGGCGCAGGCGCGGTGAGAGCCCGTTCCACCGCGTCGGCCAGGTCCTGGCAAGTCTCGTAACGATCGGCCGGATCCTTCGCCAACGCCGTTGCGACGACCGTGTCGAGGCCTTTTCGAAGGGTTCGCCGCCGCTCGGTCACGACCGGCGGTGACGCGCCCAGCTGAGCATCCATGATGGCAAGCGGCGTCGCCAGCGGATAAGGCGGTTTTCCGGTGAGCAACTCGACGAGGGTCGCGCCGAGTGCGTAGATATCGGTCTGCGGTGACAACGATTCGCCGCGAAGGACCTCCGGCGCCGCGTATTGGATGGACGTGAGTACCGTTCCACCGCGTGCGAGCGGCGTCTCGTCGTCGACGAGTCGTGCAATTCCCCAGTCGGACAACAGAACCTGCTCGTAGCCGTCGGGACGCGCTCCGGTACTGATCAATATGTTCGACGGCTTGACATCGCGATGCAGCACACCCTGTGCATGTGCGTAGTCGAGCCCCTTCGCGACCTCGCCGACGATGCGGGCGGCCCTGCGAACCTCCAACGCAATCTGACCGCGCGCGACGATTCTGGCTGCGCTGTACCCCTCGACGTAATGCATCGACATCCACAGCTGACCGTCGGTTTCGCCGTGCGCGTGCACCGACACGATGTTGGGATGATGCAGCGTGCCCGCGATCTCCGCTTCCATGACGAACTTGGCCCTCAGCCGTTCACTCCGCGAGGCATCGGCATTGAGAATCTTGAGCGTCTCGTGGCCCGCAACCAGATACACCTCGCTCATTCCGCCCACGCCCAGAAGCCGCTCGACGGTGTACCCGGCGAAGACATCTCCCGGCGACAAACGGCCGCGCGTCATGGCGAGATCGCCACCGCTGTCTCATCGCCGGCCCGAAGCGCTGCGAACACACACGGCGCTACGACGGGGCTTCCGATCACGCAAGTTTGCGGCACGAAATGAACAGTAGTGGGAGTTCCGCAGGTCAGCGACCCGTGCACGGTCGCCGCGTTCGCGCACACCACATAGGTCGGCTACGGTGTTTACCGGTACTTGACCAAACAGAGGTTAACGCAAGAGAACCGATTGTGGTCGGCCCGGCTCGAGGTGGCCCAGCATCGGCGGCCGTCCACAATTCGCATACGAAATTGTGAGGACGACAAACAAGTGAATCTCGACAAGAAACCCAACGCAGTAAAAGAAGCGTGGGACGGGCTGCTCAAGCCCGTGTTCGTCCCCGCATCGATAGTCATCTTCGCGATGATCGCGTTCGCGGTTGTTTACTCGAGCACTGCCGCAGACGCTTTCACCTCACTGAACACCGCAATTACCGACGGTGTCGGCTGGTGGTACATCTTGGCTACCACCGGATTTGTGGTCTTCGCCCTGTACTGCGGAATCAGCCGTGTGGGAAACATTCGCCTCGGGCGCGACGACGAAAAGCCCGAGTTCGGGGTGATGTCCTGGTTCGCGATGCTCTTCAGCGCCGGCATGGGTATCGGCCTGGTGTTCTACGGCGTCGCCGAACCGCTGTCGCACTATGTGGTTCCGCCCGAAGCAGGCGGTGTCGCCGGGTCGACGGACGCGGCAGCCAACCAAGCCATGGAACTGACGCTCTTCCACTGGGGCCTGCATGCGTGGGCGATCTACGTAGTCGTAGGCCTCGGTCTTGCGTACATGACGTATCGCAAGGGGCGTCCGCTGTCGGTGCGATGGCTCCTCGAACCACTGCTCGGCCGCAAGCGGATCGAGGGTGGCATCGGACATGCCATCGACACAGTTGCCATCATCGGAACACTGTTCGGCGTCGCGACCTCGCTCGGGTTCGGTGTGCAGCAGATCTCGGCAGGCCTGTCGTATCTCGGCTGGGTCGAGAGCAACAACTGGTTGACGGTCCTGCTCATCGCAGGAGTGACCGGGCTTGCCACTTTCTCGGTGGTCTCCGGCGTTTCCAAGGGCCTGAAGTGGCTGTCCAACATCAACATGGGATTGGCCGCCGGTCTCGCCATCTTCGTCCTCGTAGCCGGACCGACGCTGTTCCTCATGCAGTCATGGGTACAGAACCTCGGCGGTTACATCCAGGCGCTTCCCGAAATGATGCTGCGTACCTCGCCTTTCGCCGATGACGGCTGGGCCGGCGCGTGGACCATCTTCTACTGGGGATGGTGGATGAGCTGGGCTCCGTTCGTCGGAATGTTCATCGCTCGCATCTCCCGTGGCCGTACGATCCGCGAGTTCGTTTTCGGCGTACTGCTTGCACCGACCATCATCGGTTCGCTGTGGTTCACGATTTTCGGCGATGCAGGAATACTCAGGCAGCGCGAGAACGGCGACCTGCTGGTCGACGGCGCGGTCGACACGAATACCAGCCTCTTCCAGCTGCTCGACGGTTTGCCGCTCGCGACGATGTCGAGCGTCCTCGCGATCTTCGTGATCGTGTTCTTCTTCGTGACGTCCTCGGACTCGGGATCACTCGTGATCGACATACTCTCCACGGGCGGTGAACTGGAGCCCCCGAAGATCACCAGGGTCTACTGGTCGATTCTCGAAGGCACCGCGGCCACCATTCTGCTTCTCGTGGGTGGAACCGGGTCCCTTACTGCGTTGCAGACGATGTCGATAGCCACGGCAGTTCCGTTCTCGATAATCCTCGTCCTGGCGTGCGTCTCGATGGTCAAGGCATTCCGGTACGACGTCGCGACGACCCCGCGGTATGTGCGGGTGACCCAGACGCCCACTACGTCCGGGCCGGAAGAGCCGGAACGGACGGCCGACGGCGCACCGAAACGTCGAAAGCGCGTAGGTATCTCCTCGACGTTCTCAGGGCTGGGACCATCCACCGTCGGGCTTACCACGCCGTCGAACGGACATGTCGTTCTCGCCGTGCACGAGGTGTCGTCG from Rhodococcus sp. P1Y includes these protein-coding regions:
- a CDS encoding serine/threonine-protein kinase encodes the protein MTRGRLSPGDVFAGYTVERLLGVGGMSEVYLVAGHETLKILNADASRSERLRAKFVMEAEIAGTLHHPNIVSVHAHGETDGQLWMSMHYVEGYSAARIVARGQIALEVRRAARIVGEVAKGLDYAHAQGVLHRDVKPSNILISTGARPDGYEQVLLSDWGIARLVDDETPLARGGTVLTSIQYAAPEVLRGESLSPQTDIYALGATLVELLTGKPPYPLATPLAIMDAQLGASPPVVTERRRTLRKGLDTVVATALAKDPADRYETCQDLADAVERALTAPAPEPPPRRSPFGAGLRSVLRRHH
- a CDS encoding BCCT family transporter, with product MNLDKKPNAVKEAWDGLLKPVFVPASIVIFAMIAFAVVYSSTAADAFTSLNTAITDGVGWWYILATTGFVVFALYCGISRVGNIRLGRDDEKPEFGVMSWFAMLFSAGMGIGLVFYGVAEPLSHYVVPPEAGGVAGSTDAAANQAMELTLFHWGLHAWAIYVVVGLGLAYMTYRKGRPLSVRWLLEPLLGRKRIEGGIGHAIDTVAIIGTLFGVATSLGFGVQQISAGLSYLGWVESNNWLTVLLIAGVTGLATFSVVSGVSKGLKWLSNINMGLAAGLAIFVLVAGPTLFLMQSWVQNLGGYIQALPEMMLRTSPFADDGWAGAWTIFYWGWWMSWAPFVGMFIARISRGRTIREFVFGVLLAPTIIGSLWFTIFGDAGILRQRENGDLLVDGAVDTNTSLFQLLDGLPLATMSSVLAIFVIVFFFVTSSDSGSLVIDILSTGGELEPPKITRVYWSILEGTAATILLLVGGTGSLTALQTMSIATAVPFSIILVLACVSMVKAFRYDVATTPRYVRVTQTPTTSGPEEPERTADGAPKRRKRVGISSTFSGLGPSTVGLTTPSNGHVVLAVHEVSSESLEVDPDTGAVEFSQDSGPVDPLRGEVFDSQEFADSHEGQSQSNS